The Streptomyces sp. ICC1 DNA window GCGGGGGTGTGCGCGTGGTTCATGAGTGAGCTCTCCCTAGAGTGGTGTGTGACATTTTACTAGTGGGTACAAGGTGGCCACAAGACTCGCGGCACACCCGAATCAGTGGTCCGCGGGAGGAAGTTCCGCGAGGTGGCCCAGCGGGACCGGGCAGGACAGCGGTCTGCGGTCGGGCGCGGGGTCGTGTCCGGCCAGGGCCGCGACGGCCGGACCGCACATCCGGCCCTGGCACCAGCCCATCCCGGCCCGGGTGAGCAGTTTGACCGTACGAGCGTCCCGCGCCCCCAGGTCCCGCACGGCCTCCCGGATCCGGCCGGCCGGGACCTCCTCGCAGCGGCACACGTCGGTGTCCTCGCGCAGCCAGCCGGTCCAGCCGGGCCCCGGGCGGTGGGCGGCGGCCATCGCGGCGGCGAAGGCGCGCAGCCTCGTACGGGTCCGGGCGAGCCGGGCCGGGACGGGTCGGCCGGCGAGGGCGTGGGCGGCGATCTCCCCTTCGGCCAGGGCCAGTTGGGCGCCGCCGACGCCGCCGGTCTCCCCGGCGGACCAGATCCCGGGGACGGAGGTGCGGCCGTCGGGGTCGAGCTCCAGGGCGACGGCCCCGTCGGGGCCGGTGGCCGTGGCGCAGCCCAGTCCGGTCGCCAGTTCCAGCTGGGGCACGAGCCCGTGGCCCACCGCGAGGGCGTCGCACGGGATGCGGCGGCCCGTGCCGGGCACCGGGCGCCAGTCGCGGTCGAGGCGGGCCACGGTGACGGCCTCGACGCGGCCGGTGCCGTGGGCCTCGGTGACGGCGTGCCGGGTCAGGAAGCGGATGCCGTGGCGGAGCAGGGCGCTGCCGTACGTGGCCGCCTCGGCGAGCTTGGCGGGGTTGCGCAGCAGGACCGGGGTGTGGGCGGCGTAGCCGGTGTAGGCGGCGGCTTCGACCACGGCGGGCACGCGGGCCCCGGCGGCGCCGAGCGAGCCGGCCACGGCGAGCAGCAGGGGCCCGCTCCCGGCGACGACGACGCGCTTGCCCGGGAGCACGAGCCCGCTCTTGAGCATGGCCTGGGCCCCGCCGGCTCCGACGACCCCGGGGAGGGTCCAGCCGGGGAAGGGCAGTTGGCGCTCGTACGCGCCGGTGGCGAGCAGGACGGCGCGGGCCCGCACCCGCGCGGGGCCCTCCTCCGGTCCGGCGACGGCGTGCAGGATCCACCCGGGGGCCGCCGCCCCGTCGGGGACGACGGTCCAGACGTGGTGGAAGGGGAGGTGGGTGATCCGCCCGGCCGCCTCGTGGGCGCGCAGGGCGGCTTCGCGCGGGGCGAAGGCGCTCCAGCCGTGGTGCAGGGCTTCGGGGCGGGCCGCGCCGAGGGCGGGCGCCGGGTGGCGGTAGTACTGCCCGCCGGGGCGTTCCCCCGCGTCCAGGAGGGTGACGCGCAGCCCGAGTCCGGCGGCCGTGACGGCGGCGGCGAGGCCGGCGGGGCCGGCGCCGACGACGGCGAGGTCGCACGGCCCGCCGTCCGCCCCGGCGGGGGCGGTGCCGGTGCCGGGTCCGGAGTCGGGTCCGGTGTCGGCGCGGCGCGCGTCGCGGTCAGACGGCGAGGTCGCCATGGCCCGTTCCTTCCTGAGTGGTGACGCGGTCCCCGGGCCGGGCGGGCACCAGGCACGCCCGCTGGTTCGGGCGGCCGTTGACGGTGACGAGGCAGTCGTAGCAGCTCCCGATCCCGCAGAACGCTCCGCGCGGGGCGCCGGTCTCCCGGGTGGTCCGCCAGGCGAGGATGCCGGCGGACCAGAGGACGGCGGCGATGCTCTGACCGGCCTGCGCGGACAGCTCGCGGCCGTCGAAGCGGAGGCTCCACGTTGCCGTGGGGGTGCCGCCGACCAGGTCGCGGGGCGACCTTCGCCGGCCCCTCGTCGCTTCGCTCATCGCTTCCGTTCTCCTCGGTGCTCGGTTGCTCGGTTCCCCGGGCTCTGCCCGGACCCGTCCTGAGGCTCCGCCCCGGACCCCGCGCCTCAAACGCCGGCGGGGCTGAGTTTGCCCGGCCCGGAATCGCCCGGGTCGAAGCGGGACGGGGCGAAGGGGGTCGGGTCCAGCGGCGGGGCCGTGGCCGTCAGGGCCGCCGTGATCAGGGAGCCCGTGGCCGGGGCCAGGCCGATGCCCGCCCCCTCGTGGCCGCACGCGTGCAGCAGCCCCGGCACCCGGGGGTCCTGGCCGATCGCCGGGAGGTGGTCCGGCAGGTACGGGCGGAAGCCGTGGTAGGTGCGGAGCACCTTGACGGACGACAGCACCGGGAACAGCGCCGCCGCCTGCGCCGCGAGCCGCCGCAGCGCTTCCGTCGACAGCGAGCGGTCGAAGCCGACCCGCTCGCGCGTCGCCCCGATCAGCACCGGGCCCGCCGGGGTGCCTTCGACGACCGCCGATGACTGCAGCGCCGCCGATCCGCTCGCCACGTCCGCGATGTAGTCCGCCGCGTAGACCTTGTGCCGCACCACCCTCGGCAGCGGCTCCGTGACCAGGACGAACCCCCGGCGCGGCAGCACCGGCAGCGAGGCTCCCGCCAGGGCGGCCACCGCGCCGCCCCAGGTCCCGGCGGCGTTGACCACCGCCGGGGCCAAGAGGTCCCGGCGGGCCGTGCGGACGCCCCGGACCGATCCCGAGGGGTCGAGCAGCAGGTCCGTCACCTCCTCGCCGAGGTACGTCCGCGCCCCCGAGGCCGCCAGCAGCCGGGCCGCCGCCTGGGCCGGCTGGACCTGCGCGTCCTGCGGGTAGTGGAAGCCGCCCGCCAGGCCCGGGGCCAGGTGGGGTTCCAGCTCGCGCAGTTCCTCCGGCCCGACCTCCACCGCGTCGACCCCGGCGGCGCGCTGGCCTTGCGCGAAGCCCCGCAGCCCCTTCACCGTGTCCCCGTCGGCCGCGACGACCAGACCGCCCTTGGCCTCGTACTCGATCTCCTCGGGGAGCTCGGGCGCCAGTTCGCGCCACAGGCGTGCCGACAGCAGGGCGAGGTCCAGCTCCGGGCCCGCCTCCTTGTCGGAGACGAGCAGGTTGCCCTCGCCGGCGCCGGTCGTACCGCCCGCGACCGGGCCGCGGTCGACGACGGCCACGTGCAGTCCGGCGCGCGCCGCGTAGTACGCGCACGCGGCGCCGACGACGCCCGCGCCGATGATCACGACGTCCGGGGAGGTTCTCTTGGGCACGGCAGTAATATGTCACATTCTTTATCGAGGGAACAGGGAGTGGAACGGGCCGGCCCCCGCCGGGACCGGCCCGGACCGGTCAGCTGCGCAGCGGGCCCTCGCAGGAGTAACTCGAGGTGCCCGCGACGTGGTTGGTCCAGATCTCCACGGGCCCGAAGGAGCAGTTCATGTCGGCCAGGTTGTTCGAGGCCGCGCCCGCCCGGTCGAGGAGGAAGTAGTCGACCGTCTCGGACATGTCCTTGAAGTTCTGGTCGTCGCTGCGCCACTTCGTCAGGTTCGCGGTGATCTTGCCCGTACAGGTGAACCGGCGCTTGCCGGGGTCGCCGTTCTCCACGCAGTCCGGATTGCTGTACGTGGCCGTCGCGAAGGCCGACTTCACGTCCGCGAGCGCCGCGTCGCGCAGCAGGCCGTTCGGGGTGAAGGAGGTGTTCGGCACGTACAGCTGGTCCAGCTTGGCGATCTGGGCGTCGAGGAAGCGGTCGTAGTCGCGCTGGAGGTAGGAGTCCTGGCCCAGCCGGGTGCGCCAGGCGTCGTAGCCCGCCGGGTCGTCTGCGCGCAGGAGGCCGTACATCTCCTTGAGCACCGAGGGGTGCTCGGTCCACAGGAACTCGAAGAAGGTGCCGGCGTAGTTGTAGAAGCGGAAGCCGTCGCCGTCGTAGGTGGCGTGCAGCAGCTGGTCCACCGTCATGCGCGGGCCGCCGCCGGCCGTGTCGTTGACGATGCCCCGGACCAGGGACTTCCGCACGGCGATGCCGTTGTCGCGGGTCGCGCCGTCGAAGAACTCGGCGGTGCCCTCGTCCATGGCGGTCGTGCGGTCGTTCTGGTACCAGGGGCCCTGGCCGAAGGAGCCGGGGACGGCGAAGCGGCCGTTGAGGTAGTGCGTGTACTCGTGGCGGAAGAGCTCCTCGAGGGTGAGCGAGGAGTCCTGCGGGACGCGGCGCTGGTAGGTGTAGAAGGTGGCGCCGTTCTCGATGTAGATGCCGCCGTTGTTGGTGCCGTAGCCGGTCAGGACCGGGTGGTAGCCCACGTAGTCGGCGCGCGAGGCGTAGAGCACGATGTTCAGCGTGGCGTTGGCGTCTCCGGCGAGCGGCTGTTCGGTGCCCAGCACGCGGTGGAACTGCGTCTTGACCTGCTTGCTCGCGTAGTAGAGCTGGTCGACGGTGGCCCGGTCGAGGCCGGTGCGGACCTTGATGGCGCCGTTGTCGTACGTGAAGGTGTTCGGGAAGAGCTGCCTCTCGATGTCCTCCTTGCACACCCCGTACGGCTTGCACGCCTGGTAGTAGTTGAGCCAGGAGACGACCTTCGCCCACTGCTCGCTGCCGTCGCCGAAGGTGGACCTGACCGGGCCCAGCAGCGCGCCGAGGTCGGCGGTGATCGCGTCCCGCAGGCTCGGGATCTGGCCGAAGCGGCCGTACTCGGCCAGCGCGTCGCGCGCCACCCAGGCGTTGGTGGCGCCCTTGAGGTGGGCGTACGTCGCGAAGTTCTTGAAGACGGCGCGGTACGCGGGGTCGCCGGCCGCGGCCGCCCGGAAGGCGGCGTCCTGGTTGTTGACGCCGAGGTAGTTGACGGAGAGGGCGGCGAGCGCCGCGCCCGCCCAGGCGGTGTCCAGGTGCGTCGCGGGGTGCGACGGGTCCATGGTGGCCAGGACCTTCGTGATCAGGCCGAGCTGGTGCTGGCGCAGGCCGGGGGCGCTGGCGGCGTACAGGGCCTCGCGCAGGGTGCGGGCGTTGGAGGCGGTGGCGTCGAAGGTGCGGGCGGCGGAGCCGAAGTCGGCGACGGCCCGACGCATCGCGTCCACGGTCGGGGCGTCGGTGACGTCGATCTCGGTGCGGGAGAAGTCGTGGTAGGCCACCGCGTGCAGGTAGGTGAACATCTCCTCCAGGTGCGAGGAGTTACGGCCGTCGTGGGCGGCGGCGAGGGTGGATATGCGGCGCGAGACGGCCTGGACGTGGGCGTCGGACATGACGGGGGCCAGGCGCGCGTCCCACGTCCATATGAGGCCCGAGAGGCAGCCGCCCGAGCCTGCGGTGACGGCCGGGTCGGCGAGGAAGTCGGCGAACTGCTCGGGAGAGAGGTTCGTGATCCCGTCGAGGGTGCAGGGGACGCCCGAGGCGAGTCCCTGGGCGGCGGCGGCGAGCTTGCCGCTCTTCGCGGTGCTCGCGGCGGCGGGCTTGGTCACGGGGCCCGGGACCTGCCCGTCGGTGACGGCCTGGCCGCCGGGGGCCGGAGCGGGGGCCGGGTCCGTCTTCGGCGCGTCGGCGAGGTGGTCGACCTCGTCGAAGGGGTTGGCGCCCTGGGCTCCCGCGGCGAAGGTGTCGGGCGCGGTGGCGCCCGGGGCCTGCGCCGCGGCGCCCGCGGCCTTCGCGCCGGCGCCGGTCTCGGCGGCCTGGGTCACGGCCTGGCCGGCGGTGGCGAGGAGGGTGACCGCGACGGCGGCGGAGAGGAGCGACGTACGCACGGCTCTGTGCTGGAACACCAAGAACTCCTGCTGGGAGGGGAGGTGGGGGAAGTGGTGCGCGAACTGCCCTGCTTCACGCGGCGTTTGACGGGGATTAACGAACCGCTGTGTGACCTGTAACATAGTAATGTGAAATTGCACTGACAAGACCCGTGCGCCCACCAGTTCGCATCTTCTTGAGGGAGCTCCCGTGACCGACCCCCACTCCCGCCCCACCACCGGGCTCAACATCGGCAGCCATGACCTGCCGGTATCACCCGAGTTGTCCCGCTTCATGGCGTCCGACTGGGCCGCCTCGCCCCTCCCGGAGACCGACCGCGTCCCCGCGCACGCGCTCACCCCGGCCCGCCGCGCCCGCCTCTCGGCCCGCTTCCCCGGCGAGCGCCTGATCGTCCGGGCCGGTGAACTGCGGGCCCGCACCCACGACTGCGACCACCGCTTCCGCCCGGACACCGCCTACGCCTGGCTGACCGGGCTCACCGGCGAGGACCAGGTGGGCCACGTCCTGGTCATGGAACCCTCGGGGCCGCACGGCCACGAGGCCGTCCTGTACCTGCGCCCCCGCTCCTCGCGCGGGGACGGCACCGAGGAGTTCTACCGGGACCGCCGCTACGGGGAGTTCTGGGTCGGCCGGCGCCCCGACCTCGCGGAGGCCGAGCGGCTCAGCGGCATCCGCTGCGCGCACCTGGACTCGCTCGGCTCCCCGTCGGGGCGCGAGGCCGCCACGGACGCGGACCTCGGCGCCGCGCTCTCCGAGCTGCGCCTGGTCAAGGACGCGTGGGAGGTGGGCCAGCTACAGCTGGCCGTCGACCACACCGTCACCGGCTTCGAGGACGTCGTACGGGACCTGCCGCGCGCGCTGGCGCACCCGCGCGGGGAGCGGTGGATCGAGGGGGTCTTCAACCGCCGCGCCCGGGCGGAGGGCAACGGCACCGGCTACGACACGATCGCGGCGTCGGGCGCGCACGCGTGCGTCCTGCACTGGATCCGCAACGACGGGCGGCTGCGCGGCGACGAGCTGCTCCTGCTGGACGCGGGCGTGGAGACCGACAGCCTCTACACGGCCGACATCACCCGCACCCTCCCGCTGTCGGGGCGGTTCTCACCGGTCCAGCGCCAGGTGTACGAACTGGTGCTGGCCGCGCAGGACGCGGGCATGGCGGCGCTGCGGCCGGGCGCCAGCTTCCGCGACTTCCACCGGGCCGGGATGCGCGTGATCGCCGAGGGGCTCGCGGAGTGGGGCGTGCTCAAGCACGCGGAGGGCGACCTGCACCGGCGCTACACCCTGTGCAGCAGCGGGCACATGCTGGGCCTGGACGTGCACGACTGCGCGCAGGCGCGGGCGGACGCCTACCTGGACGGGATCCTGGAGGAGGGCCAGGTGCTCACGGTGGAGCCGGGACTCTACCTCCAGCCCGACGACGAGACCCTGCCGCCGGAGCTGCGCGGCATCGGCGTGCGCATCGAGGACGACCTGGTCATCACGGCCGAGGGCGCCCGGCTGATGTCGGGCGCCCTGCCGCGGACGGTGGCGGGTATCGAGGAGTGGATGGGGAACCTGCTGGAGGGCTGAGCCTCCGGGTCGGGAACGGGGCGGGCCCCGGCGCGGTTCACGCGACCGGGCCTCGCGTCAGTCGTTCCAGTTGTTCCCGTTGCGACCGCCGTCACGCCAGTTGTTGTCGTTGTTCCAGTTGCCGTTGTCGTGGTTGTTCCAGTTGCCGTTGTCGTGGTTCCAACTGTCGTTGTCGTTCCAGTTGTCGTGGTTCCGGTTGCCGTTGTCGTGGTTCCAGTTGTTGTTGTCCCAGTTGCTGTTCCAGCTGTCGTGGTTCCAACTGTCGTTGTCCCAGCACCAGCTGGGGCGGTCGTACCCGCGCGAGGAGTCGCAGCAGTTTCGCCACCAGTCGTCCCCGCGCCAGTCGTTCGAACGCCAGTCGGAACACCGATATGTCTGCGGAAGACTCGAGGCAAAGGCACTGCTGACGGGCATCAGGCCGAGTGTGATCCCGGCGGCCCCCGCCACGGCTGCCGCAACGAACCCACGGCGCATAGTCATACACCTCCGAGAAGAAGGGTGGATTACTCCGCTTATGAGGCATTTCCACCCTCCACCCTCCCCTGCCCACTGTCAAAGGCACCCGTTCCCACCTGCGGAAAGACCTACGGAAGCACCGCCAGCCCGTCCAGCTCGACCAGCGCCTCCTCGTCCCACAGCCGGACCACCCCCACGACCGCCATCGCCGGGTACTCGCGCCCGGCCAACCGCCGCCAGATCCGGCCGAGTTCCGGCGCGCGGGCCCGGTAGTCCGCCACGTCCACCGCGTAGACGGTGACCCGCGCCAGATCGGCCGGCGAGCCGCCCGCCCCCGCCAGT harbors:
- a CDS encoding NAD(P)/FAD-dependent oxidoreductase, whose protein sequence is MATSPSDRDARRADTGPDSGPGTGTAPAGADGGPCDLAVVGAGPAGLAAAVTAAGLGLRVTLLDAGERPGGQYYRHPAPALGAARPEALHHGWSAFAPREAALRAHEAAGRITHLPFHHVWTVVPDGAAAPGWILHAVAGPEEGPARVRARAVLLATGAYERQLPFPGWTLPGVVGAGGAQAMLKSGLVLPGKRVVVAGSGPLLLAVAGSLGAAGARVPAVVEAAAYTGYAAHTPVLLRNPAKLAEAATYGSALLRHGIRFLTRHAVTEAHGTGRVEAVTVARLDRDWRPVPGTGRRIPCDALAVGHGLVPQLELATGLGCATATGPDGAVALELDPDGRTSVPGIWSAGETGGVGGAQLALAEGEIAAHALAGRPVPARLARTRTRLRAFAAAMAAAHRPGPGWTGWLREDTDVCRCEEVPAGRIREAVRDLGARDARTVKLLTRAGMGWCQGRMCGPAVAALAGHDPAPDRRPLSCPVPLGHLAELPPADH
- a CDS encoding (2Fe-2S)-binding protein, with product MSEATRGRRRSPRDLVGGTPTATWSLRFDGRELSAQAGQSIAAVLWSAGILAWRTTRETGAPRGAFCGIGSCYDCLVTVNGRPNQRACLVPARPGDRVTTQEGTGHGDLAV
- a CDS encoding RidA family protein codes for the protein MSLERINPEELSPATGFSHAVVASGGRLVFLAGQTALDGAGKVVGETLAAQFERALANLLAALAGAGGSPADLARVTVYAVDVADYRARAPELGRIWRRLAGREYPAMAVVGVVRLWDEEALVELDGLAVLP
- a CDS encoding FAD-binding oxidoreductase yields the protein MPKRTSPDVVIIGAGVVGAACAYYAARAGLHVAVVDRGPVAGGTTGAGEGNLLVSDKEAGPELDLALLSARLWRELAPELPEEIEYEAKGGLVVAADGDTVKGLRGFAQGQRAAGVDAVEVGPEELRELEPHLAPGLAGGFHYPQDAQVQPAQAAARLLAASGARTYLGEEVTDLLLDPSGSVRGVRTARRDLLAPAVVNAAGTWGGAVAALAGASLPVLPRRGFVLVTEPLPRVVRHKVYAADYIADVASGSAALQSSAVVEGTPAGPVLIGATRERVGFDRSLSTEALRRLAAQAAALFPVLSSVKVLRTYHGFRPYLPDHLPAIGQDPRVPGLLHACGHEGAGIGLAPATGSLITAALTATAPPLDPTPFAPSRFDPGDSGPGKLSPAGV
- a CDS encoding collagenase, translating into MFQHRAVRTSLLSAAVAVTLLATAGQAVTQAAETGAGAKAAGAAAQAPGATAPDTFAAGAQGANPFDEVDHLADAPKTDPAPAPAPGGQAVTDGQVPGPVTKPAAASTAKSGKLAAAAQGLASGVPCTLDGITNLSPEQFADFLADPAVTAGSGGCLSGLIWTWDARLAPVMSDAHVQAVSRRISTLAAAHDGRNSSHLEEMFTYLHAVAYHDFSRTEIDVTDAPTVDAMRRAVADFGSAARTFDATASNARTLREALYAASAPGLRQHQLGLITKVLATMDPSHPATHLDTAWAGAALAALSVNYLGVNNQDAAFRAAAAGDPAYRAVFKNFATYAHLKGATNAWVARDALAEYGRFGQIPSLRDAITADLGALLGPVRSTFGDGSEQWAKVVSWLNYYQACKPYGVCKEDIERQLFPNTFTYDNGAIKVRTGLDRATVDQLYYASKQVKTQFHRVLGTEQPLAGDANATLNIVLYASRADYVGYHPVLTGYGTNNGGIYIENGATFYTYQRRVPQDSSLTLEELFRHEYTHYLNGRFAVPGSFGQGPWYQNDRTTAMDEGTAEFFDGATRDNGIAVRKSLVRGIVNDTAGGGPRMTVDQLLHATYDGDGFRFYNYAGTFFEFLWTEHPSVLKEMYGLLRADDPAGYDAWRTRLGQDSYLQRDYDRFLDAQIAKLDQLYVPNTSFTPNGLLRDAALADVKSAFATATYSNPDCVENGDPGKRRFTCTGKITANLTKWRSDDQNFKDMSETVDYFLLDRAGAASNNLADMNCSFGPVEIWTNHVAGTSSYSCEGPLRS
- a CDS encoding aminopeptidase P family protein → MTDPHSRPTTGLNIGSHDLPVSPELSRFMASDWAASPLPETDRVPAHALTPARRARLSARFPGERLIVRAGELRARTHDCDHRFRPDTAYAWLTGLTGEDQVGHVLVMEPSGPHGHEAVLYLRPRSSRGDGTEEFYRDRRYGEFWVGRRPDLAEAERLSGIRCAHLDSLGSPSGREAATDADLGAALSELRLVKDAWEVGQLQLAVDHTVTGFEDVVRDLPRALAHPRGERWIEGVFNRRARAEGNGTGYDTIAASGAHACVLHWIRNDGRLRGDELLLLDAGVETDSLYTADITRTLPLSGRFSPVQRQVYELVLAAQDAGMAALRPGASFRDFHRAGMRVIAEGLAEWGVLKHAEGDLHRRYTLCSSGHMLGLDVHDCAQARADAYLDGILEEGQVLTVEPGLYLQPDDETLPPELRGIGVRIEDDLVITAEGARLMSGALPRTVAGIEEWMGNLLEG